One genomic region from Sciurus carolinensis chromosome 2, mSciCar1.2, whole genome shotgun sequence encodes:
- the Carmil3 gene encoding capping protein, Arp2/3 and myosin-I linker protein 3 isoform X3, with product MAKASVELTRELQDSIRRCLSQGAVLQQHRVKLETKPKKFEDRVLALTSWRLHLFPLKVPAKVESSFNVLEIRAFNTLSQNQILVETERGMVSMRLPSAESVDQVTRHVSSALSKVCPGPGCLIRRGNADTPEGPRDTSPNSETSTSTTHSVCGGFSETYAALCDYNGLHCREEVQWDVDTIYHAEDNREFNLLDFSHLESRDLALMVAALAYNQWFTKLYCKDLRLGSEVLEQVLHTLSKSGSLEELVLDNAGLKTDFVQKLAGVFGENGSCVLHALTLSHNPIEDKGFLSLSQQLLCFPTGLTKLCLAKTAISPRGLQALGQTFGANPAFASSLRYLDLSKNPGLLATDEANALYSFLAQPNALVHLDLSGTDCAVDLLLGALLHGCCSHLTYLNLARNSCSHRKGREAPPAFKQFFSSAYTLSHVNLSATRLPLEALRALLQGLSLNSHLSDLHLDLSSCELRSAGAQALQEQLGAVTCVGSLDLSDNGFDSDLLTLVPALGKNKSLKHLFLGKNFNVKAKTLEEILHKLVQLIQEEDCSLQSLSVADSRLKLRTSILINALGSNTCLAKVDLSGNGMEDIGAKMLSKALQINSSLRTILWDRNNTSALGFLDIARALESNHTLRFMSFPVSDISQAYRSAPERTEDVWQKIQWCLVRNNHSQTCPQEQAFRLQQGLVTSSAEQMLQRLCGRVQEEVRALRLCPLEPVQDELLYARDLIKDAKNSRALFPSLYELGHVLANDGPVRQRLESVASEVSKAVDKELQVILESMVSLTQELCPVAMRVAEGHNKMLSNVAERVTVPRNFIRGALLEQAGQDIQNKLDEVKLSVVTYLTNSIVDEILQELYHSHKSLARHLTQLRTLSDPPGGLGQGQDLSSRSRGRNHDQEETTDDELGTNIDTMAIKKQKRCRKIRPVSAFISGSPQDMESQLGSLGIPPGWFSGLGGSQPTASGSWEGLSELPTHGYKLRHQTQGRPRPPRTTPPGPGRPTQVPVPGTRQENGMASRLDEGLEDFFSRRVMDESSSYPRTLRTVRPGLSETPLPPLQKKRRRGLFHFRRPRSFKGDRGPGSPTAGLLLPPPPPPPPTQESPPSPDPPSLGNNSSPCWSPEEETSLLPGFGGGRGPSFRRKMGTEGSEPGEGDPAPGTAQQPRAHGVALPGLGRAKGWSFDGKREGTGPDLDDSTQAWQKRRSSDDAGPGAWKPPPPPQSTKPSFSAMRRAEATWHIAEESAPNHSCQSPSPASQDGEEEKEGALFPERMVPARNAKLQDPPLAPRPPKPVAVPRGRRPPQVPGGREETETGNTAPGVNKSRLRLGSQQDQEEPEVQGPPDTGRRTAPLKPKRTRRAQSCDKLEPDRRRPPDPSAGTSEPGTD from the exons ATGGCCAAGGCCAGCGTGGAGCTCACCCGCGAGCTGCAAG ACAGCATCCGGAGGTGCCTGAGCCAAGGGGCTGTGCTCCAACAACATCGTGTGAAGCTAGAGACAAAACCCAAGAAGTTTGAGGACCGAGTGCTG GCCCTGACCTCCTGGCGCCTCCATCTATTCCCTCTTAAAGTCCCTGCCAAG GTGGAGAGCTCCTTCAATGTCCTGGAGATCCGTGCCTTTAACACGCTCAGTCAGAACCAG ATCCTGGTGGAGACGGAGCGCGGCATGGTGAGCATGCGACTGCCATCAGCTGAGAGTGTGGACCAGGTGACACGACATGTGAGCTCTGCCCTCTCCAAGGtctgccctggccctgg GTGTTTGATCCGACGTGGAAATGCAGACACACCAGAGGGGCCCCGAGACACATCCCCCAACTCTGAGACTTCAACATCTACCACCCATAGTGTGTGTG GTGGCTTCTCCGAGACCTATGCTGCCCTGTGTGACTACAATGGGCTGCACTGCCGTGAGGAGGTGCAATGG GATGTGGATACTATCTACCATGCTGAGGATAACCGCGAGTTCAATCTTCTGGATTTCAGCCACTTAGAGAGCCG AGACTTGGCCCTAATGGTGGCAGCCTTGGCCTACAACCAGTGGTTTACCAAACTCTACTGCAAAGACCTGCGGCTG GGCTCAGAAGTTCTAGAACAGGTGCTACATACCCTGAGCAAGTCCGGGAGCCTGGAAGAACTGGTGCTGGACAATGCTGGACTTAAGAC GGACTTTGTCCAGAAGCTGGCCGGGGTGTTTGGGGAGAACGGGAGCTGTGTGCTGCATGCCCTCACTCTGTCCCACAACCCCATCGAGGACAAGG GTTTCCTCAGTCTGAGCCAGCAGCTACTCTGCTTCCCTACTGGCCTCACCAAGCTGTGCTTGGCCAAGACTGCCATTTCCCCCCGAG GGCTCCAGGCACTGGGCCAGACATTTGGGGCCAACCCGGCCTTCGCCAGCTCCCTTCGATACCTGGACCTGAGCAAGAACCCTGGGCTGCTTGCCACCGACGAAGCCAAT GCTCTGTACAGTTTCCTGGCCCAACCCAATGCCCTGGTGCACCTGGACCTGTCGGGAACTGACTGCGCTGTTGACTTG CTTCTGGGTGCCCTGCTCCATGGCTGCTGCTCCCACCTCACCTACCTCAACCTGGCTCGCAACAGCTGTTCCCAcag GAAGGGCCGGGAGGCCCCACCAGCCTTCAAGCAGTTCTTCAGCAGCGCCTACACACTGAGCCACGTCAACCTGTCCGCAACAAGGCTGCCCCTGGAGGCCCTCAG GGCACTGCTTCAGGGCCTCTCCCTCAACAGTCACCTCAGTGATTTGCACCTGGACCTCAGCAGCTGTGAG CTCCGCTCAGCAGGAGCCCAGGCCTTGCAGGAGCAGCTGGGGGCCGTCACCTGTGTGGGGAGCCTAGATCTGTCAGACAATG GGTTTGACTCGGACCTCCTGACCCTGGTGCCTGCACTTGGCAAGAACAAGTCCCTCAAGCACCTGTTCCTGGGCAAGAACTTCAATGTCAAAGCCAA GACCCTGGAGGAGATCCTCCACAAGCTGGTGCAACTGATCCAGGAAGAGGACTGT TCCCTGCAGTCACTCTCAGTGGCAGACTCCCGACTGAAGCTTCGTACTAGCATCCTCATCAATGCCCTGGGCAGTAACACCTGCCTGGCCAAGGTGGATCTAAGCGGCAATGGCATGGAGGACATCGGGGCCAAGATGCTATCTAAGGCCCTGCAGATAAACTCCTCCCTCAG AACTATCCTATGGGATCGGAACAATACATCTGCCCTGGGCTTCCTGGATATTGCGAGGGCCCTGGAGAG TAACCACACACTGCGCTTCATGTCCTTCCCGGTGAGTGACATCTCCCAAGCCTACCGCAGTGCCCCTGAGCGCACAGAGGATGTCTGGCAGAAG ATCCAATGGTGTCTGGTGAGGAACAACCACTCTCAGACATGCCCTCAGGAGCAGGCCTTCAGGCTGCAGCAGGGCCTGGTGACCAGCAGCGCCGAGCAA atgctgcagcGGCTGTGTGGACGAGTTCAGGAGGAGGTACGGGCACTGAGGCTGTGCCCTTTGGAACCTGTGCAAGATGAGCTGCTCTATGCTCGGGACCTCATCAAGGATGCCAAAAACTCCCGGGCG CTGTTTCCCAGCCTCTATGAGCTGGGCCACGTGCTGGCCAATGATGGGCCTGTTCGGCAGAGGCTAGAGTCAGTAGCCAGTGAGGTGTCCAAGGCTGTGGACAAGGAGCTGCAG GTGATCCTGGAATCCATGGTCAGCCTAACGCAGGAGTTATGCCCTGTAGCCATGCGGGTGGCTGAGGGGCACAATAAGATGCTGAGCAATGTAGCAGAGCGCGTCACTGTGCCCCGGAACTTCATCCGTGGGGCTCTGCTGGAGCAGGCTGGACAGGACATTCAGAACAAGCTGGA TGAGGTGAAGCTCTCAGTCGTCACCTACTTGACCAACTCCATAGTGGACGAGATCCTGCAGGAGCTGTACCACTCCCACAAGAGCCTG GCCCGGCACCTGACCCAGCTAAGGACACTGTCAGAtccaccaggagggctgggcCAAGGGCAGGATCTGTCCTCCAGAAGCCGAGGCCGGAACCATGATCAGGAGGAGACCACAGATGATGAACTTGGGACCAACATC GACACCATGGCCATCAAAAAGCAGAAACGCTGCCGCAAGATCCGGCCGGTGTCTGCCTTCATCA GTGGGAGCCCTCAGGACATGGAAAGCCAACTGGGGAGCCTGGGAATCCCCCCTGGCTGGTTCTCAGGACTTGGGGGCAGCCAACCCACGGCTAGTGGCTCCTGGGAAGGTCTATCTGAGCTGCCTACTCATGGCTATAAACTAAGGCATCAAACACAAGGGAGGCCCCGGCCCCCCAGGACCACCCCACCAGGACCAGGTCGGCCCACT CAGGTACCAGTACCTGGGACTCGTCAGGAAAATGGGATGGCCAGCCGCCTAGATGAGGGGCTTGAGGACTTTTTCAGCCGAAGGGTCATGGATGAAAGTTCCAG CTATCCCCGGACTCTGAGGACTGTTCGGCCAGGCCTCTCAGAGACACCACTGCCTCCACTCCAGAAGAAGAGGCGCAGAGGCCTGTTTCATTTTCGGAGACCCCGGAGCTTCAAGGGGGACAGGGGGCCAGGGTCCCCCACTGCTGgactcctcctccctccacccccacccccacccccaactcagGAGAGCCCTCCCAGCCCAGATCCCCCAAGCCTCGGCAATAACTCTTCTCCCTGCTGGAGCCCAGAGGAGGAAACCAGCCTCCTCCCTGGATTTGGTGGGGGAAGAGGGCCTTCCTTCCGTAGGAAGATG GGCACCGAGGGGTCAGAGCCAGGGGAGGGGGACCCAGCCCCTGGGACAGCACAGCAGCCAAGGGCCCATGGTGTTGCCCTTCCTGGGTTGGGAAGAGCCAAGGGTTGGAGCTTCGACGGGAAACGAGAG GGCACAGGCCCAGACCTGGATGACAGCACCCAGGCTTGGCAGAAGAGGCGCTCTTCAGATGATGCAG GACCTGGAGCCTGGAagccacccccaccaccccaaaGCACCAAGCCAAGCTTCAGTGCCATGCGGCGAGCAGAGGCCACATGGCACATAG CTGAGGAGAGTGCCCCCAACCACAGCTGccagagccccagcccagcctcccaagatggagaggaagaaaaggaaggagccTTATTCCCAGAGAGGATGGTTCCAGCCAGGAACGCCAAG CTGCAGGATCCCCCTTTAGctcctcggcctcccaagccagtAGCTGTGCCCAGAGGTCGCAGGCCCCCACAGGTGccagggggcagggaggagaccGAGACTGGGAATACAGCCCCAGGAGTCAACAAGTCCCGGCTGAGGCTGGGCTCACAGCAAGACCAAGAGGAGCCTGAAGTTCAAG GGCCCCCTGATACAGGCCGCCGGACTGCCCCCCTGAAGCCCAAGAGGACACGGCGGGCACAGTCCTGTGATAAACTGGAGCCTGATAGAAGACGGCCCCCTGACCCCTCAG CAGGAACCAGTGAGCCAGGAACAGACTGA
- the Carmil3 gene encoding capping protein, Arp2/3 and myosin-I linker protein 3 isoform X4 produces MAKASVELTRELQDSIRRCLSQGAVLQQHRVKLETKPKKFEDRVLALTSWRLHLFPLKVPAKVESSFNVLEIRAFNTLSQNQILVETERGMVSMRLPSAESVDQVTRHVSSALSKVCPGPGCLIRRGNADTPEGPRDTSPNSETSTSTTHSVCGGFSETYAALCDYNGLHCREEVQWDVDTIYHAEDNREFNLLDFSHLESRDLALMVAALAYNQWFTKLYCKDLRLGSEVLEQVLHTLSKSGSLEELVLDNAGLKTDFVQKLAGVFGENGSCVLHALTLSHNPIEDKGFLSLSQQLLCFPTGLTKLCLAKTAISPRGLQALGQTFGANPAFASSLRYLDLSKNPGLLATDEANALYSFLAQPNALVHLDLSGTDCAVDLLLGALLHGCCSHLTYLNLARNSCSHRKGREAPPAFKQFFSSAYTLSHVNLSATRLPLEALRALLQGLSLNSHLSDLHLDLSSCELRSAGAQALQEQLGAVTCVGSLDLSDNGFDSDLLTLVPALGKNKSLKHLFLGKNFNVKAKTLEEILHKLVQLIQEEDCSLQSLSVADSRLKLRTSILINALGSNTCLAKVDLSGNGMEDIGAKMLSKALQINSSLRTILWDRNNTSALGFLDIARALESNHTLRFMSFPVSDISQAYRSAPERTEDVWQKIQWCLVRNNHSQTCPQEQAFRLQQGLVTSSAEQMLQRLCGRVQEEVRALRLCPLEPVQDELLYARDLIKDAKNSRALFPSLYELGHVLANDGPVRQRLESVASEVSKAVDKELQVILESMVSLTQELCPVAMRVAEGHNKMLSNVAERVTVPRNFIRGALLEQAGQDIQNKLDEVKLSVVTYLTNSIVDEILQELYHSHKSLARHLTQLRTLSDPPGGLGQGQDLSSRSRGRNHDQEETTDDELGTNIDTMAIKKQKRCRKIRPVSAFISGSPQDMESQLGSLGIPPGWFSGLGGSQPTASGSWEGLSELPTHGYKLRHQTQGRPRPPRTTPPGPGRPTQVPVPGTRQENGMASRLDEGLEDFFSRRVMDESSSYPRTLRTVRPGLSETPLPPLQKKRRRGLFHFRRPRSFKGDRGPGSPTAGLLLPPPPPPPPTQESPPSPDPPSLGNNSSPCWSPEEETSLLPGFGGGRGPSFRRKMGTEGSEPGEGDPAPGTAQQPRAHGVALPGLGRAKGWSFDGKREGTGPDLDDSTQAWQKRRSSDDAGPGAWKPPPPPQSTKPSFSAMRRAEATWHIAEESAPNHSCQSPSPASQDGEEEKEGALFPERMVPARNAKLQDPPLAPRPPKPVAVPRGRRPPQVPGGREETETGNTAPGVNKSRLRLGSQQDQEEPEVQGPPDTGRRTAPLKPKRTRRAQSCDKLEPDRRRPPDPSGTSEPGTD; encoded by the exons ATGGCCAAGGCCAGCGTGGAGCTCACCCGCGAGCTGCAAG ACAGCATCCGGAGGTGCCTGAGCCAAGGGGCTGTGCTCCAACAACATCGTGTGAAGCTAGAGACAAAACCCAAGAAGTTTGAGGACCGAGTGCTG GCCCTGACCTCCTGGCGCCTCCATCTATTCCCTCTTAAAGTCCCTGCCAAG GTGGAGAGCTCCTTCAATGTCCTGGAGATCCGTGCCTTTAACACGCTCAGTCAGAACCAG ATCCTGGTGGAGACGGAGCGCGGCATGGTGAGCATGCGACTGCCATCAGCTGAGAGTGTGGACCAGGTGACACGACATGTGAGCTCTGCCCTCTCCAAGGtctgccctggccctgg GTGTTTGATCCGACGTGGAAATGCAGACACACCAGAGGGGCCCCGAGACACATCCCCCAACTCTGAGACTTCAACATCTACCACCCATAGTGTGTGTG GTGGCTTCTCCGAGACCTATGCTGCCCTGTGTGACTACAATGGGCTGCACTGCCGTGAGGAGGTGCAATGG GATGTGGATACTATCTACCATGCTGAGGATAACCGCGAGTTCAATCTTCTGGATTTCAGCCACTTAGAGAGCCG AGACTTGGCCCTAATGGTGGCAGCCTTGGCCTACAACCAGTGGTTTACCAAACTCTACTGCAAAGACCTGCGGCTG GGCTCAGAAGTTCTAGAACAGGTGCTACATACCCTGAGCAAGTCCGGGAGCCTGGAAGAACTGGTGCTGGACAATGCTGGACTTAAGAC GGACTTTGTCCAGAAGCTGGCCGGGGTGTTTGGGGAGAACGGGAGCTGTGTGCTGCATGCCCTCACTCTGTCCCACAACCCCATCGAGGACAAGG GTTTCCTCAGTCTGAGCCAGCAGCTACTCTGCTTCCCTACTGGCCTCACCAAGCTGTGCTTGGCCAAGACTGCCATTTCCCCCCGAG GGCTCCAGGCACTGGGCCAGACATTTGGGGCCAACCCGGCCTTCGCCAGCTCCCTTCGATACCTGGACCTGAGCAAGAACCCTGGGCTGCTTGCCACCGACGAAGCCAAT GCTCTGTACAGTTTCCTGGCCCAACCCAATGCCCTGGTGCACCTGGACCTGTCGGGAACTGACTGCGCTGTTGACTTG CTTCTGGGTGCCCTGCTCCATGGCTGCTGCTCCCACCTCACCTACCTCAACCTGGCTCGCAACAGCTGTTCCCAcag GAAGGGCCGGGAGGCCCCACCAGCCTTCAAGCAGTTCTTCAGCAGCGCCTACACACTGAGCCACGTCAACCTGTCCGCAACAAGGCTGCCCCTGGAGGCCCTCAG GGCACTGCTTCAGGGCCTCTCCCTCAACAGTCACCTCAGTGATTTGCACCTGGACCTCAGCAGCTGTGAG CTCCGCTCAGCAGGAGCCCAGGCCTTGCAGGAGCAGCTGGGGGCCGTCACCTGTGTGGGGAGCCTAGATCTGTCAGACAATG GGTTTGACTCGGACCTCCTGACCCTGGTGCCTGCACTTGGCAAGAACAAGTCCCTCAAGCACCTGTTCCTGGGCAAGAACTTCAATGTCAAAGCCAA GACCCTGGAGGAGATCCTCCACAAGCTGGTGCAACTGATCCAGGAAGAGGACTGT TCCCTGCAGTCACTCTCAGTGGCAGACTCCCGACTGAAGCTTCGTACTAGCATCCTCATCAATGCCCTGGGCAGTAACACCTGCCTGGCCAAGGTGGATCTAAGCGGCAATGGCATGGAGGACATCGGGGCCAAGATGCTATCTAAGGCCCTGCAGATAAACTCCTCCCTCAG AACTATCCTATGGGATCGGAACAATACATCTGCCCTGGGCTTCCTGGATATTGCGAGGGCCCTGGAGAG TAACCACACACTGCGCTTCATGTCCTTCCCGGTGAGTGACATCTCCCAAGCCTACCGCAGTGCCCCTGAGCGCACAGAGGATGTCTGGCAGAAG ATCCAATGGTGTCTGGTGAGGAACAACCACTCTCAGACATGCCCTCAGGAGCAGGCCTTCAGGCTGCAGCAGGGCCTGGTGACCAGCAGCGCCGAGCAA atgctgcagcGGCTGTGTGGACGAGTTCAGGAGGAGGTACGGGCACTGAGGCTGTGCCCTTTGGAACCTGTGCAAGATGAGCTGCTCTATGCTCGGGACCTCATCAAGGATGCCAAAAACTCCCGGGCG CTGTTTCCCAGCCTCTATGAGCTGGGCCACGTGCTGGCCAATGATGGGCCTGTTCGGCAGAGGCTAGAGTCAGTAGCCAGTGAGGTGTCCAAGGCTGTGGACAAGGAGCTGCAG GTGATCCTGGAATCCATGGTCAGCCTAACGCAGGAGTTATGCCCTGTAGCCATGCGGGTGGCTGAGGGGCACAATAAGATGCTGAGCAATGTAGCAGAGCGCGTCACTGTGCCCCGGAACTTCATCCGTGGGGCTCTGCTGGAGCAGGCTGGACAGGACATTCAGAACAAGCTGGA TGAGGTGAAGCTCTCAGTCGTCACCTACTTGACCAACTCCATAGTGGACGAGATCCTGCAGGAGCTGTACCACTCCCACAAGAGCCTG GCCCGGCACCTGACCCAGCTAAGGACACTGTCAGAtccaccaggagggctgggcCAAGGGCAGGATCTGTCCTCCAGAAGCCGAGGCCGGAACCATGATCAGGAGGAGACCACAGATGATGAACTTGGGACCAACATC GACACCATGGCCATCAAAAAGCAGAAACGCTGCCGCAAGATCCGGCCGGTGTCTGCCTTCATCA GTGGGAGCCCTCAGGACATGGAAAGCCAACTGGGGAGCCTGGGAATCCCCCCTGGCTGGTTCTCAGGACTTGGGGGCAGCCAACCCACGGCTAGTGGCTCCTGGGAAGGTCTATCTGAGCTGCCTACTCATGGCTATAAACTAAGGCATCAAACACAAGGGAGGCCCCGGCCCCCCAGGACCACCCCACCAGGACCAGGTCGGCCCACT CAGGTACCAGTACCTGGGACTCGTCAGGAAAATGGGATGGCCAGCCGCCTAGATGAGGGGCTTGAGGACTTTTTCAGCCGAAGGGTCATGGATGAAAGTTCCAG CTATCCCCGGACTCTGAGGACTGTTCGGCCAGGCCTCTCAGAGACACCACTGCCTCCACTCCAGAAGAAGAGGCGCAGAGGCCTGTTTCATTTTCGGAGACCCCGGAGCTTCAAGGGGGACAGGGGGCCAGGGTCCCCCACTGCTGgactcctcctccctccacccccacccccacccccaactcagGAGAGCCCTCCCAGCCCAGATCCCCCAAGCCTCGGCAATAACTCTTCTCCCTGCTGGAGCCCAGAGGAGGAAACCAGCCTCCTCCCTGGATTTGGTGGGGGAAGAGGGCCTTCCTTCCGTAGGAAGATG GGCACCGAGGGGTCAGAGCCAGGGGAGGGGGACCCAGCCCCTGGGACAGCACAGCAGCCAAGGGCCCATGGTGTTGCCCTTCCTGGGTTGGGAAGAGCCAAGGGTTGGAGCTTCGACGGGAAACGAGAG GGCACAGGCCCAGACCTGGATGACAGCACCCAGGCTTGGCAGAAGAGGCGCTCTTCAGATGATGCAG GACCTGGAGCCTGGAagccacccccaccaccccaaaGCACCAAGCCAAGCTTCAGTGCCATGCGGCGAGCAGAGGCCACATGGCACATAG CTGAGGAGAGTGCCCCCAACCACAGCTGccagagccccagcccagcctcccaagatggagaggaagaaaaggaaggagccTTATTCCCAGAGAGGATGGTTCCAGCCAGGAACGCCAAG CTGCAGGATCCCCCTTTAGctcctcggcctcccaagccagtAGCTGTGCCCAGAGGTCGCAGGCCCCCACAGGTGccagggggcagggaggagaccGAGACTGGGAATACAGCCCCAGGAGTCAACAAGTCCCGGCTGAGGCTGGGCTCACAGCAAGACCAAGAGGAGCCTGAAGTTCAAG GGCCCCCTGATACAGGCCGCCGGACTGCCCCCCTGAAGCCCAAGAGGACACGGCGGGCACAGTCCTGTGATAAACTGGAGCCTGATAGAAGACGGCCCCCTGACCCCTCAG GAACCAGTGAGCCAGGAACAGACTGA